The Syntrophales bacterium genome includes the window GGGAAAGGCAGCGTAAGTCCGCCGCTCGCCACCTGTCCCGGGAACACCTCCTATGACTCCCTGTTTCATGGCTCTCCCTGGACAACAAAAAGCGGACAATTCATTTGCTACAAAACCGGACAGTTCTATTTGTTGACAACACAGACGCCAATCCAGCGACTCACGGCACGCGTTGCCGCGGCAAGCCCCACATTACTGGAAGAAGTGTCAACCGCAACGGCTCCTATCAAACCGGCCATCGCCGTACTTAATCCGTCGGCCATCAATCCGCCCGCAATCGGTTTCATGTCCGGTTTTTCCAGATCCGGGCGCGTGATTTTCTGCGCCGCGAGCAGGTTGCCGAACGACTTGAGCGATCCGCAAATGGAAATCACCAGAAAAGGCAGAGCAAGCGACCAGTCGAAGGCCAGGCGAAACTGCGAAAGCCCCTTAAATGGAATGGCGAACACAGGAACTTCGCCGAGCATCTGGTATTGGACCGGATCAAAAGGAGAAATACAAAGTGCCACCCCCCATCCGACAAAAATACCGATCAGCAGGCAATAAAGCTTTACCTGTCCCTTTCCCCAAAGATTGCACCCAACTATCACCATCAGCGTCACACACCCCACCGCGATATCCTGCCAGATAACCTCGTCACCGGCAACGGGCGAACCGCAAAAGTTGGAAAAAGCCATCGGTATAATACTAACTCCTACCATCATGACCGTCATTCCCACCACAAGCGGCGGGAACAGGGAGCGCAATCGTGAAACAACCCTTGAGAGAAACATCTCAATAATGCCGGCAAAAACCAGCATTCCCTGCATCAGCGGCAAACCACCCTGGATAACGGCAGTAATGGATAATGCCAGATATGAAGGCCCGCCAATGTTCGGACAAAGATAACCGGAACCAATCCAGCGCAGGCGCACAGCCTGGATAATGGTTCCTACCCCGGAAATTATCATGGTCAGGCTGACCATAGTAATGGCCATTTCCGTCGACCCGCCGAATTCCTTGACCAACAGCACGGGAAGCATGGTGCCGAGTATCAGTAACATTCCCTGCTGAAGGCTCAACAGGATCAGGTGACCTGCCGGCGGCACGTCATTCTGCCCGTAAACCAATTCAGTATCCGGTTTTGCTGATGCCATTTGTGTCGCTCCTTACCGCCACCAGGCGCTGTGGGGCGCGTCGATCACCGTGCCAACGATAACCGGTTCTTCCCCCATCGTGCAGCGTCGCGCGTAAATGATTTTCTTCTGATTGTTCATCGACAGGGGAGAGTGCGCATACAGCACAACCTGTGCCTCGTTCTCAGTCTTTAATCTCCGTAAAAGGTACTTGAACGGATAATGCCCGACTGCGTCTTGGAATTCCAGCAAGTCGCGCTTATAGCGTTTCTTCAAAACCGGATCGATAATCGACTTTCCATTTTCACGTAACAGGAAGACGGCCGTGTTGTGGAAAAAATACGGACCGGCCGGGGTAAGCAGTTCATCTAAAGCCTCCTTGCCGCGTGTCTTCAGCAGGTGCTCGGCATCCGTTACCGCAATTCGTGCAAACTCCAGTTCAGCGCCGATATCGTAATGACCTCCGCCAACGTAACATTCAGTGCCATCCGGCAACCTCACCGCGAGATTACATGCGGATTTCCATTCCAGGAAAAGGCCATGCGGCCGATTCCAGTAGAAATGAACCCAACCGTGCCGGTTGAGCGGATTTTTTATCTCGTGGGAAATCAGTTTATGCAACGGCTTCCCAAGCTGATCGGTAAACGTGTCCAACCGTGTGCCAACCAGCGCGGGGTTCTCTCCATGGTAAAGGCACATGCCATCCGATGAACGATAAACGTATAAATACAGGCCAAACTGGTGAGACTTCATCTTATCCAGAAGCGGAAAGGCTTTCTCTCCCTTTTCTTCCAGCAGAGCTTTGGCCCAGGTAACAGTCTTGACGAGTTCACGCGTGACACGGAATGTGTATTGGCGATACAACTCGTCATGTGTCTTCATCAGATGGACCAAGCGTCCTACGACAAACAACAGGAACACCAGCGCCAGGAGGGGTAAAATGAATCGTTTCGCACTCTTTGGTTGTTTGGGTTTCCCCTCCGATTCATCTCTCGGTTTTTCTTCCATTCTCAGCATCCTCTAAATCGCAGGCCTTTTCACACTAATGCTACCGCCGCTTATACTAATGACAGGGATTTTGGTTATCGATGGGCTTTTATCTTAACAGAGACATATCGAAAAGCAAGGGTGTTTTTTCAGGATTTTACCGGGGAGACATGATTTTAGGCTGCCAACTCTTTTGGTTTACGAAAGGAAAAATGGGTCGCAAATGTTAAATTACGTACAGGGCTTCGTTATGTTGTGCTAATTTACCCGGAGACTTGGCCTTATATGCTGTTTCTGCTCCCCGGATCAAGTCCGGGGCAGGCTTGGCTCATAGCTTTGCACTCCGGTTTCCTTCAAACCTTCCTCACGGAAACGCCCTTGCCTTTGGCTAATACTTTTGCTAATATATCAACCCATTAGCAGGGTTAACGTATAGGGAACTTTTACCCCACCTGTCTGTGTGCAACGCACAGGCAGATAAGTTCACGCCCATGCCGTGCGAAGGGGTGAGCAGATCGCTAAAATAACCGATTACAAACTTATAGATTGAGGTAATTACTTGTTGACGGACGTCCCTCAATTCGTAGCCCCGTAAAATTAATTTGAGAAATGGAGGAATCAATGATTAAGTCCTCGCCTATTGCCTGTGAAGAATTTGTTTCATATTTAGAAAAGCTTTTTACAATCTCACTGAACGATATCAAAGTTATTATTACAGACTTTCACGCGGAAATGCAGAAAGGCCTTTCCGGTCATGAAAGTTCCCTGAAGATGATACCTTCATTTGTTGACAGGCCGAAGGGAAATGAAAAGGGTAGGTTTATCGCACTTGATCTTGGCGGCACAAACTTTAGAGTGCTTGCGGTCGAACTTGACGGTAAGGGGAACTCAAGTGTTCTGGCTGTTAGCAAATTTGCCATTCAGAAAAAAGACATGCAGGGAACAGGGGTGCAGCTTTTTGATTTTATTGCCGGCTGCATTGATTCCTTCCTGACTGAAAATAATATTGACAGAAAAAACTTCTATGACCTCGCGTTTACTTTTTCTTTTCCTGTAGAACAGATAAACATTGCCGCTGGTACGCTTATAGTCTGGACAAAAGGTTTTACAGCAAAAGGAGTAGAAGGCGAAGATGTTATAATACTGTTGAATGAAGCTTTGAGAAGGAAGAATATTAGCTGTATTAAAGTCGCGGCCCTTGCCAACGATACTGTAGGTACTTTGGTTGCTAAAAGCTATACCGACCCCACCTGTGACCTGGGCGTTATAATGGGCACCGGAACTAACGCGTGTTATCGGGAAAAGCTCTCGAATATACCGAAATTGAGAGGACTGGATCCTGAAGGGTATATGATTATCAATATGGAATGGGGCAATTTCGATAAACTCAGGCTGACATGTTACGATAAACAGTTGGACGAGGCTTCAGTTCATCCAGGCGCCATGTACCTTGAAAAAATGGTATCCGGTATGTATCTGGGTGAGATCACAAGGCTTATTTTAATAGATTTGATAAAGAGAGACCTCATATTTTTAAATGAATCCGACGCCGCTGAAAGTTTTAAGAAAAAAGATTCGTTGAAGACAGAGCATATGTCCCTGATTGAAGGAGATGAAACAACAAATCTTGGCGAAGCGGAAGAATTTCTTAACAATAATGTAATTTCAAACATTACTCTTCACGACAAAACAATACTAAAACGTCTGTGCGAATTTGTATCAGCCAGAGCGGCCAGGCTTGGCGCGGCTGCCATCTCCGCGGTAATTACCTGGATTGATCCGGAACTTAAGGATATGCACACTGTTGGCATTGACGGTTCACTCTTTGAGAAATACCCCGGATTTGGAGCTAAAATGACGGATGTATTCAAAAAACTGTACGGCGAAAAAGCGGAAAAAATAACATTAGTTCATTCCAAAGATGGCTCCGGTAAGGGCGCAGCCATTATAGCTGCAGTAGCCGCGTCGTCTGAAAAAAATAAAACGTGATATAAAGAAAGCTATTAACAAACAAAAATACTGAAAACGAGGAGGAACCAAATGGCAGTAAACACAAAGGCAAAAACAAAAGTTTTCTGGATTTGCGTGACAGCTTCCCTTGGCGGACTGCTGTTTGGTTTGGATCAGGGGTTTATCAACGGGTCTCTGGGCTTTATTCAGAAAACCTTCAATTGGACAACAGCTCAGGGTGAATCATTCGCGAGTATTATTCTGATAGGCGCGATAATCGGTGCATTCTTAAGCGGTTTTATTTCAAAAGCCATTGGACGTAAAAACACTCTTCTTTTAGCAGCACTGTTTTTTTCGATATTCACTGTCTGGGGTTCAAACACACACTCAGAGACTGTTCTTTACTTTACCAGAGTATGCCTGGGGCTTGCTGTAGGATGTGCTTCCTTCGTAGTACCGCTCTACCTTTCTGAAATTGCTCCCGCTAAACTCAGGGGCGGTTATATCTCCCTTTATCAGTTTAGTATTACTATCGGTATTTTTGCTATTTATGTAAGCAATACTTTAATAGGCAAGACTTCCACCAGCGATGATCCATGGAGACTGATGCTTTTTATTATCTGCATACCGGCTATTATAATGCTGATTTCCGTGTTTACTATTCCTAAATCTCCAAGATGGCTGATGCTCAAAGGCAGAGAAAAAGAAGCTGAAGATGTCCTTACTAAAACCAGAGAAACTGAAGCTGAGATTAAAAATGAACTGACGGAAATCAGGGAAAACCTTGAACAGGGGGAAGGTTCACAGAAGATGGGTGTGGTTGCTATGCTTGGTAAATCTTATTTTGCCAAAATAATCATTCTCGGCATCCTTCTTCAGTTACTGCAGCAACTTAGCGGGATCAACTGTGTGATTTACTATTCTACAATAATTTTCGAGAAGGCCGGATTTAATAATCCCAGTGTGGCCACAGTAGCCTGCGGGCTTGTTAATATGCTTGCTACCCTGATCGCTATTTTCTACTGTGACAAATGGGGGAGAAAACCTATTATTTATATGGGACTGATCCTGATGATTATTACGTTACTGTTTCTGGGCACTGAATTTATGAGAATTGAAAGAGGAATGCAGGTACACAGGTTAGGACAGACAGTTATACTCGGTTCCTGTCTTGTTTATCTGCTTGCATTCGGTTTCTCTTTAGGGCCGCTAATCTGGGTAATCTGCGCGGAAATATTCCCATTGGAAGCCAGAGACTTCGGTCTTACTGTTACAACAATGGCCAATTGGATCGGCAATTACTTTGTTGTCAGGTTCTCATTAAGCTTTATGGAAAAATGGGGCGGATCTACTCTGTTCTTTTTTTTCGCGTTCTTCTGCCTTCTCGGGTTTGTGCTGATAGGAGGATATACTCCTGAGACCAAAGGCGTTTCACTTGAAAAGCTTGAGATCAATCTGAAGAAAGGCAGGAAGCTTAGAGACCTTGGATGTTCTGAAGCCGACGCGTAATTTAAAAAAGGCAATAAGAGCTTCCTTTTTGCCGAATGTCGCGCACAGCAATGTATCTTATTCGCACGAATGGCCCACGGAGCGGTAAGTGTAACACCACAGTTATTTAAACAGGCAATCTTTTTGCGTTTGAGGGAGGAAAGGCAATGAAGAAAATACTTGTAGCAATAATGTTACTTGCCGGTTTGATGGTTTACGGACAGGCGGATGCCTGCACCATCACGGTTACAGGCAAGACGGCATCGGCCGACGGATCGGTTATGGTATCCCATTCAGACGACGGCCTGAACGACCCCCGCTTGATCTACGTTCCGGCCATGGACCACAAAACCGGCGCATTGCGGCCCGTTTTCTATTCCAATTGCGCCCTGGATTTTAAACCCCAGTGGGGTGCCAGCGAGACCCAGCGGATCATGACCAGGGACCGGGGACCAGCCTATGACACGCCCGGTGTGCCGCCCAGCGTGCCCTTGGGATTCATCCCCCAGGTATCCCACCTACGCCTACTTTGACGCCAATTACGGCATCATGAACGAGCACCAGCTATCAATCGGCGAATGTACCGATAAGGCCAAGGTGCACCCGGAACCGGAACCGGGGAAGCGTCTCTTCTATTCGGCAGAACTTTCCCGCGTGGCCCTGGAACGGTGCAAGACTGCCCGGGAGGCCGTAAAGCTAATGGGTGAACTCATTGAGAAATATGGTTACTACGGAACGGGCGAAACACTGGCCGTCGCCGATCCGAAAGAGGGCTGGGTCATGGAGATGTGCGGCTATGATATGAACGGGACAGACGGCGTCTGGGTAGCGCAGCGTGTGCCTGACGACGGCTTCTTTGTGGCAGCTAACCAGTTTCGCATCCGGGAGGTGGTCAAAGGTGCTAAAGACATGATGTACTCCCGTAATATTTTTGAAGTGGCAAAGAAGAAGGGCTGGTGGAAGCCCGAAGACGGTCCCCTTGACTGGACCAGTGTCTATGGTGACGGCGAATTTCATCACCCCTATTACTCCCTGAGGCGCGTCTGGCGGGCTCAGTCCCTCGTCGCACCCTCACTGAACCTGCCCGCATGGGTA containing:
- a CDS encoding solute carrier family 23 protein — its product is MASAKPDTELVYGQNDVPPAGHLILLSLQQGMLLILGTMLPVLLVKEFGGSTEMAITMVSLTMIISGVGTIIQAVRLRWIGSGYLCPNIGGPSYLALSITAVIQGGLPLMQGMLVFAGIIEMFLSRVVSRLRSLFPPLVVGMTVMMVGVSIIPMAFSNFCGSPVAGDEVIWQDIAVGCVTLMVIVGCNLWGKGQVKLYCLLIGIFVGWGVALCISPFDPVQYQMLGEVPVFAIPFKGLSQFRLAFDWSLALPFLVISICGSLKSFGNLLAAQKITRPDLEKPDMKPIAGGLMADGLSTAMAGLIGAVAVDTSSSNVGLAAATRAVSRWIGVCVVNK
- a CDS encoding sugar porter family MFS transporter; the encoded protein is MAVNTKAKTKVFWICVTASLGGLLFGLDQGFINGSLGFIQKTFNWTTAQGESFASIILIGAIIGAFLSGFISKAIGRKNTLLLAALFFSIFTVWGSNTHSETVLYFTRVCLGLAVGCASFVVPLYLSEIAPAKLRGGYISLYQFSITIGIFAIYVSNTLIGKTSTSDDPWRLMLFIICIPAIIMLISVFTIPKSPRWLMLKGREKEAEDVLTKTRETEAEIKNELTEIRENLEQGEGSQKMGVVAMLGKSYFAKIIILGILLQLLQQLSGINCVIYYSTIIFEKAGFNNPSVATVACGLVNMLATLIAIFYCDKWGRKPIIYMGLILMIITLLFLGTEFMRIERGMQVHRLGQTVILGSCLVYLLAFGFSLGPLIWVICAEIFPLEARDFGLTVTTMANWIGNYFVVRFSLSFMEKWGGSTLFFFFAFFCLLGFVLIGGYTPETKGVSLEKLEINLKKGRKLRDLGCSEADA
- a CDS encoding C69 family dipeptidase; its protein translation is MKKILVAIMLLAGLMVYGQADACTITVTGKTASADGSVMVSHSDDGLNDPRLIYVPAMDHKTGALRPVFYSNCALDFKPQWGASETQRIMTRDRGPAYDTPGVPPSVPLGFIPQVSHLRLL
- a CDS encoding C69 family dipeptidase, with the protein product MNEHQLSIGECTDKAKVHPEPEPGKRLFYSAELSRVALERCKTAREAVKLMGELIEKYGYYGTGETLAVADPKEGWVMEMCGYDMNGTDGVWVAQRVPDDGFFVAANQFRIREVVKGAKDMMYSRNIFEVAKKKGWWKPEDGPLDWTSVYGDGEFHHPYYSLRRVWRAQSLVAPSLNLPAWVEGAFTKKYPFTIKPDQKLTVSNIFAIHRDNYEGSEFDLTKGLAAGPFGNPNRFEGQAEGMADKEGRLTPINGEFERPLNIYRCVYAYVNQSRKWLPDPIGGD